tttattctttCTCTCCAATAGACAAAGTTGCTTCACTATGGCTCAACCAATCGACAAAGTTTTCACAGTCACCCACATCAAGTCTCACATCCCTCTTGTTCTCGACATGCAGAAGATGAACTATAATGCATGGCGTGAGTTGTTTGAAACTCATTGCTACAGTTTTGGTGTTTATGGCCATCTCGACGGCACCTCTACCCCAGCTAACGAGGCCGACATTACATGGAAAGAACGTGACGGCATCGTTAAGATGTGGATCTATGGcaccatctcttcttctctcctcgaCACCATCCTGAAGACTCGGAGCAGTGCTCGTGAAATCTGGATCTCCATCGAAAATCTGTTCCGCGATAACAAGGAAGCACGGGCAATCCAGCTCGACAACGATCTTCGCTCGCTGACCATCGGCGACATGTCCGTTCATGACTACTGCCAGAAACTCAAAACCTTATCCGACTTGCTCACCAACGTCGACTCCCCTGTTTCTGATCGTGTGGTCGTGATGCACATGTTGAATGGCTTATCGGAGAAATTCGATAACATTGTCAATATCATCAAGCATCGTCAACCGTTTCCCTCTTTCTCCACTGCCAGATCCATGCTCATCGAGGAAGAACGTCGCCTTGCTCGCCAAGTCAAGACAGGTTCATCATCACAGATCAACTCGTCTGCTCCCAATGTGCTTTACGTATCATCTCTTCCCCACGACATCTCCACACCACCACCAGAAACACATCCTCCAATACCCTTATCTCCACTTCTTCGCCACACATCTCCACCACAAACACCACTACCGCCACAAATTCCGGAACCTACACCACCACCAGTTCCGAAACCTCTACCACCACAGCTTCCACCCGTTGCTCCACCGCCTCAACCTCCGGTCGGTCACTCCATGAAGACTCGTAGCCGGAGCGGCATCACTAAACCAAGGCAACCTCTCTCACTCCATACTGATattctttctcctcttccttcctCCTACCTAAAAGCTTTAGAAGATCCTAACTGGACTGGCGCCATGCATGAGGAGCATGCAGctcaaattaaaaaggaaacgTGGGATTTAGTACCACGCCCAAAAGACACTAACATTGTGCGTTCCATGTGGTTATTTAGGCATAAGTTTGATGCAGATGGTAAACTATCACGATACAAGGCGCGACTAGTTGCGAATGGCAAATCTCAAGAAGTAGGCATTGATTGCGATGAAACTTTCAGCCCCGTCGTGAAGCCAGAAACAATTCGTCTTGTGTTGGAACTCTTTCTCACCCGCAATTGGCCTATTCATCAACTCGACGTCAAAAACGCCTTCCTCAATGGCACCCTCGACGAAACTGTCTACATGCATCAACTGCCAGGGTTTTAGGATCCCAACAAACCAGATCATGTCTGCCTCCTTAAACGTTCAATATACGGTCTCAAGCAATCCCCCCACGCATGGAATCAAAGGTTTGCTCAATATGCATGTCGGGTTGGTTTCGTACAGAGCAAGTCAGACCCTTCCTTGTTTACCTACCACAACAAACACGGTACCGCCTATCTCTTACTCTACGTAGATGACATTGGACTCACTGCCTCGTCCGATACACTACTACAAGCCCTCATCTCCTCTCTCCGCAATGAATTTGAAATGACGGACTCCGGAGACCTTCACTACTTCCTCGGTATTTCCATTAAACGCAACTCCTCCGGCCTTTTTCTCTCGCAACAGAACTATGCAGCTGATATACTTCACCGTGCCAATATGACCAACTGTAACTCATGCACCACTCCAGCAGACTCACGGGCTAAGCTGGCCGCTGACACCGGACCTGCCGTTCAAGACCCGACACTTTACCGCAGCCTCGCCGGAGCACTCCAATACTTAACGTTCACACGACCGGATATCTCGTACGCTGTTCAACAAATTTGTCTCTTCATGCACGACCCACGCGAACCTCACCTGCATGCACTAAAACGCATCCTGCGCTATCTCAAAGGCACACTTGACTATGGTCTCCAGCTATATCCGACACAACCCTCCGGTCTGATCGCATACACCGACGCCGATTGGGCGGGATGCCCCTCTACACGCCGATCAACCTCAGGTTACTGTATCTTCCATGGTGACAATCTTATTTCGTGGTCGTCCAAACGTCAACACACCGTGTCCCGCTCAAGCGCCAAAGCCGAATACCGTGGGGTCGCCAACGTCGTCGCCGAGACTACATGGATCCGTAATCTTCTTCTTGAACTTCATTACCCTGTCTCCACAGCAACATTAGTCTACTGTGACAACGTCAGCGCAGTCTACCTCTCCACCAATCCAGTTCAACACCAACGTACTAAACATGTCGAGATCGACCTCCACTTCGTCCGTGAACGTGTTGCCCTCGGCACCGTTCGTGTTCTCCATGTCCCCTCTTCTCATCAATACGCTGATATCTTCACCAAAGGGCTACCAACAAATCTCTTCACAGAGTTTCGGTCCAGCCTCAGCATCATCAGAGACGACGCTAAGACTGTGGGGGGAGTGATAGCCAAGAGAATATGTAATATTCACTTCCCTTATGTGTATAAGGTTTACTCGGAGAACATGcttgtatatgtgtatatattatcTCGATAATGAATAGAGAGAGGCAACTCAAACATTACCAATCAACAGCatagaaacttaataaataaataattttaaaatataaaaattcattatacatataaatttataatattattactattttaattcTACTCTTTGATATTTATGTTATGAATTTTCgttgtttcaaatattctttttaaaataattttatgaatggtgttttgttatatatatacacatacatttttaaaatttccattttctaatttgagaaaaatatCGTTTTACATTTTTGAAAGGGAGAATAGCACTCTGACCTACTTTCTCACATGTTTCTTACATTATGACCTACTTCTTGCTATTGGTATACTTTTTGCAAGTTTTTAGCTTAGGTGTCTTTAATTTTTTCCAACAGTGCCCTCCAACTAAATGGATATAACAAGTAACTAATAGGAAGCAAGGATGAGTAAAGATTGAATGTAGACCGTCCGAttgtaacttttatttttgatctgATGGCTGTGACTAATTGTGGTAGAagcttcctttctcttttttttttctctctttcttttatcttaattatcatttatttagttattatcaaaaaaatttatatatttatttacacaaaagattataattatattttgtctacattttaagatgcaTTTTGCTATATTTTAGGTGAATAAATTGTATACTATCCAATTTCATCTGAACATTTGTTTGACTATAAATGGATGGTAAACTGTGGATACTTACTTATGCttgaacattttaaaataatataaaacctaattaattaaaaagtttttggtTTGGTAAATTAGTCAtgtataactaattttttatataaattactatattatagtataagactttaagaatatattttacatgAACTCAACATAAATACAAAGTTTGTAAGAAGACATTGTAGGTTGCAGAGCTTCTCTCAACTATTGGAGTTGGCTGTCACAAGTTTGTAAAAGCGtttgtggatacttatttttgGATAGTTAATTAGtctattaaattcataatttgagTATGTAATGTGGTTGGTTGGATGTGGTTTTGTGGATTCACAGACATTGAATCCACAAAAACCTAAATCTTTAAGCCTAACACACTAAATACTAGACACAAAATGTAAAAGCCTAACCATGTATCTTAAAAAGTGAACATTAATGCGCTAACTCTACATGGATTTCAAGGTACTATCCACATGTGTAACTTGTATCCACGAATTGTAAtagtatccacatgaccatggTTGTATGGATTTGATGATGTCGTTGTAACTTGTATCCACGAATTGTAAtagtatccacatgaccatgtGTAACTTGTATCTACAAATTGTAATAGTATCCACATCAAGCATAGACACATCTTATAGTATCAAACAAGAGTTTCAAAGGATGTCTATATGGAAACATATTTATTGATCAGGGTTATAGTACAATTTTTTAGATTGAAAAGTATGttagaatacaattttttagatagaaaaattagttaaataaaattttcaattccaaaaatatttatttaatttagtttggacTTTATAAATTGTTGATTTGGCTATAAATaccatttaattatatttgctTTAGATTTATCTGAtaaattactttaatttttgtgaaaacaaaaatggggataaaaattgaaatatgcAAACAATGTTTATTTCCAAATTATACTTAATATAGATattaatcaaaatgaaaaaaaaatgttgaagaaataattaccaagaaaaataaaagaaagaaagagagagagaaaaatgagaaagaaatagaaaaagtaaagaTGAATTGAATAGGAagttagtttctaaaaaaatgaaaaccatcTAGTTGAAAAGAAGGGTTAGAAGGAGTGAGAGGtaaaatgtaattaaacttAAGAAAAGTAtaccaataataaaaaagtatGTGTAATGGTGAATACTTTTGTAGAAAATAGGTGTGGGtgcaaaatttcctttttcaaacGTTTAGCTTCCTGTATTCATTCCTGTTTCCATACGaccagtttttttcttttccataatATTTGAAAAGATCTCTAAAATTACTTTGTTATTTTAACCGCCAggttctcaaaaaaaaaaaaaaaatctctagaaTTTTTTTGGACGTTTCCACCAACGTTTACCAAGAGGAACCTAAATAATTGTGATcacatcaatttatttttattttttggataaatgAATGACCATATTAGTTTTGTCCACATATTTCGACAACGCTCCACTTATGTGCAGAGACATCTACAATAACTAAATTGGACTTTTGCTTATACGTTCGGACCACAAGACCAGTAGTAACATAATAAACATGCTAATTAATATAACAATCGTACTCATTTATTAAATTCTAAACGAAAATCGCGTTTGTTCCAACcacaaaatagtaaaataaaaacgcGAGTTGTTAAAACAAAACGCGTTTTCTGGGCCGTTAGATCTACACAAAACCcaaacatagaagaaaaaaaaactgtacttTTGAGCCGTTGGATCtctaaaccaaaaactaaaccggaacaaacGGTGGAACAAACGTCGATGACTCGTAATAGAACGGCGCCGCCGGATGCTGCCATTTCTTGAAAACCGGCGTTTTCTCAACCGCCGCCGCCGTCTTCTGAATCTCAACCGGTGGTTGGTCGACGAGTGATGATTCAGGTGAAAGAGCTAACGGCGAGAGGAGAGGTATAGCCGTTTTCCAGCTATTAGCGGCCGGAGTCGCCGGAACGATGTTTAACGCCGGAGGACGTTTTTGTAGACGACTGGGCTGCCGCCGTCGATCGTCGGAATCTGAGCTGCAGCCCGGTCTCTTCATCGTCGTCGACATAAACGTACGCACGCGAACGTAAACGAGTTCTTGAAGCAACGACTAAATAATCAAGATTTGGAAATCAAGaaagctaaagaaaaaaaaaagatttgtggtTTTGCGATAAAAAGGGTAAAGTTTTAGATTTCTTTAAGAGGGTTTCTTGAATCTGTGAAGAAGCTTAAAGATTCGTGTGCATGTGTTTGTGTATTTATATAAAGGCGTAGACGTGTGCGTGTGTTGAGCATGTTAGAGAGAGATGTGTGGTCAAAAGTCTTGAGTTTGAAGATATAATGAAAGATAGGAATtagctgttttttttgttatctgtgGCTTTGCTGGATTTCCcaatttttctgtttctttgtttttatttatttttattttccttcaaAGAGAGGAATATTCTCTGTGtgttttcacatatttttgtttatgtttaatttattttatagattattaagcatgttttgggtcAGTGTGCTcagatgctttttttttttttcaccaaaaaaaaaaaagttgtataaaatcaagaatctgaaaatataatttcaattttacTATAGGTTCATGATCTTGACTATGTTTTGGTTCAGAATATATTAATTCCTTATACTACCATTACAAAATCGCACCTAAGAATttatttcatttgttgtttACTCAAAGTCTAAAACCAccagtttcatatatatatatattttttctggtTGCttccaataaacaaaaaagaaaagcgaTGATTACAAtgaaataataatgagaaagcAACAGAAGAACCGACGTTGAGAGATGGGACCAATGGAAGTAGTATCCAATGGACTTGGTTTAACTGATACTTCATGCCACCgccagtttttttttatatatatatcttttgacTACTTCTTCTCAGGAGTCAttgttattattcttttttggtaaaagaaaagataataaaaCATGAGTTATTAGttaatgttaatttatattacGTTGCTTTTATATgaccaaaacataaaatatagtgatttgtattaattttttaacgctatatatataattttatgagTTACCATGTGTTAAAATTGAGTTACATCCAtgtcttaaaacttaaaagaacaaaaacaaaaacttaattgGCAAATAGAAAACTGTGGGGACTTTTAAGTGCTCCTACGACCTTTGAAACTATGTCCCAATCAACCCCATAGATTAGTCATGACTCacctcaaaattttaatcatttttagaGGTTTGTGTTACTATACTACTGTATATACACCCCGAGTTTGGACGAATTACAAGAACttacaaacaataaaacaagtaCCAACCCACATGCAAATATAGATActattatttcttcttttctaaaatattatttattttattgacaGATAGTATTATTTAGAAGTAAAATTTCAAGTATTCAACTgagttatttttgttgtttttttcattcctttatttcaaaattttagctAACATTCATATTAAGTCAAATCTATTGACTAATATGGCTACATTTTATCACTGAAATTAAAATTGTCTATTACCTTCGACGTCAAACGTGATAACGTCGGTAGGTTGGAACTTGGATGTGGCAATCGATTGCTGTACGTTTTTCTGGCCTACAATTTTAATGctacttttcagaaaataaaaaacaaataaagtaattcCATACCAcaattttagtttaaaagacatatttataacaaaactaGAAAAAGCAAGTAATTGTGTGTTCAAATTTTGTTTGGCAACATTATGTATTCATTTTATCAAACCCTTTATGTCAATTCCTCTTTGAATTTAGTGGCAGCTTATTTGGTTTATCTTGTTTAGAAAACGTGTTTTAGTCAAATTATCATAATCTGGTTTGCGAAACGTGTTTTAGTCAAATATGTCTGATTACGATAGAAATCCAATcacatattttctttctctgtcCCTAGTAGTTTGATATTTAAgatttttcacacatattaaaacaattgatgtatataattagtttattatttacttttttatttataatttttattttttatttttggtcatcTCATGCATatatgatgatttatttttctgatattttctcCACTTTTCTACTTTTCCacttttttagtattaaaaatatttagaacattaatattttaaagacaagaaaaattctctaaaacattaatttatcAGGAACAAAGGGAGTATATTACTAAATTCCAACTATCCACTGAacgatatatatcatatatataataccaGAACACCTTCTATGTAAAACCACTAAACTTAGATATAATCATCAAGAATAAAGAATACAAACTAAAGGCTGTAACTAGGAGTATATAATCTATGAAACCGTCTCCTACAGTATCTCCAcaccatttttcttcttccttattgaCTCTTGAACAATCCAATTACTCATAAGACAAAAACACATAGATCAAAGGCTCAAACTCCAATAATGTGTCGTCTTATATCTCTTTGAATGTCATCAGGCATACTCTCAAGGAACAATTCTTCGTTAAAGCCTCCCAGTTACACCACTCAGCCTGTCACACCCTCCTGAAGACGTTGAACAACTATTCACTTAGTGCTATAGTGACACTACTGACATATACTGAGACCAATGTGAATTCTTCAAAACAAGCATCTTAAATTGAGAAGCAAAGTATAACAGGGATGGATAGTCCACATAATTTCTTATATCATTTGGCAACTGTTTATGGGTCATCCATTTATCCAACTTACACCATCTTCGCGTCATTTCAAAATTCATAAGATTGACAAAGCAACATGACCAGAGTACTTAAAAATACCAACCATTTGTACTATCAGTTTACAATGATGTAATGATCGAATTTATACATACCTCTTCATGAGAGATTGAAGGAAAACTTGCACATTACCAATAAGAAGAGCGAAAAGCAAAAGCCCCAGTCCGATGATACTCATAGTAAAGAACACCTCCCCTAGAAAGTGTTAATGCAAAAGAGtcaataataaagtgcagaaagtaaaaaacacaagacatttttttaataaggttCGGTTTATCCTACTCTCTGGGACCACGGCCAGATTTCGATTCCattagaacaagaaagcaaatacaacgtattcgcaaacgcgtaaatcaagcacaactcttaattcaccgctccgttctatTACATGAAACTTCAAGAAAATTGACTGCTTTTGAATAGATTCCATAAGGAAAACCACTTTCTTGGAAATAAGCATTGGCACTCGCATTATTTCTC
The Camelina sativa cultivar DH55 chromosome 15, Cs, whole genome shotgun sequence DNA segment above includes these coding regions:
- the LOC104746800 gene encoding uncharacterized protein At4g14450, chloroplastic-like, translating into MSTTMKRPGCSSDSDDRRRQPSRLQKRPPALNIVPATPAANSWKTAIPLLSPLALSPESSLVDQPPVEIQKTAAAVEKTPVFKKWQHPAAPFYYESSTFVPPFVPV